The Onthophagus taurus isolate NC chromosome 6, IU_Otau_3.0, whole genome shotgun sequence region GGGTGAGTGGAAGAACGACAAAAGAACAGGTTTCGGTGTAAGTGAAAGATCAGACGGACTCAAATACGAGGGGGAGTGGTACAACAACAAGAAATACGGCTACGGTGTAACAACGTTCAGCAACGGCGAAAAAGAAGAaggaaaatacaaaaacaacgTCCTCATCACGAATCCCAAGAAAAAGCATCTCTTTTTGATGCGATCGGCTAAGTTTCGAGAAAGAATAGACGCAGCTGTTGGCGCTGCGCAAAGAGCATCAAAAATAGCGTTACAAAAAGCAGATATAGCCATATCGAGAACGGCCACGGCAAGAGGCAAAGCGGAACAAGCTGATATTGCAGCGGCTCATGCCAGGGAAGACTCGGAAGTTGCGATGGGTGTAGCGAAAAAATACGCCCCCGATTTCAAACAACCCGGGTTGGATAGATGGCGGGCGAAAGCCGAAAGAAATAAGGAAAAATACGCGGATTTACCCGCTTATCAAAAAGACTTCAACACGATTATGAATCAAAATCCGTCAACAACGATAGTCCAAAACGCCAATCCTAATGTTAATCCTAATATTAATCCAAGTATGAATCCAAATATGAAATCAAATATGAATCATCAAATGAATAATCCAAATTCCATGCAAATCCCCACATACACGCACACAAATCCATCACCTATGGGTATTCAAGAAAAGAACTTCCAAGCACCAAGCATCCAATCAACGAAACCGACGAATAATCCCGTTATGGGCAATCATATCTCCGCGGCACCTCCACCGACGAATAATCCTattcaaaatatacaaaataacGAACCAATCGAAACGAATAGACCAAGAAACGATTCTATGCAGCTTCCGGGAATTGCTGGGAGAAGATTATCGCGTCGTGTTTCTGCCGATCGACCGTATTTAGGAAATACTCAACAACAATCTTCCATTGATCATTTTGATCATTACAAACGACCTCCAAGTAGAGATTGTAGCGTGGATAGATATTCCAGAGCAGCTGAACGATTAggtaaaataaatactttgatataacggactatatttttattgaaataaaagtagaactaacactagatctagagtTTAACCGTTCTTATCTTAAGACTACTTCTggttctagtgttaattctagaactagaaccagaactagaaacattctggtttaggtctagttctagtttaaggTTTAggtttagttctagtttaatgtgtctagctctaggtctaatgtcactagaactaacattagaactagaaacatttgagtttagccgtacgtctcttaagacggctaaactcaaatgattctagttctaggtctagtgttagttctagttttacactagcactgttactatgtaaaactaacactatacctagaactagaatcattcgggtttagccgcacgtctctaaagacggctaaacccgaatgattctagttctaggtatagtgttagttctagttttacacttgcactgtccctagaactaacactatacctagaaactaacactatacctagaactagaatcattcaggtttagccacacgtctcttaagacggctaaacccgaatgtttcaaGTTCTGGTTCCAGTGTTAGTTTCAGAACCAATTCTTGGTTCTGAAACTGGTTGTAGGTGTAGCATtggttctaatgttagttctagaatTAGAACCAGAATTAGAATcgaattaatttctttttcttttgttaggTGGTTCTCGTCAACCTTCCATAGACAGAACTCGCCCACCAACACCATTAGAAAACGTCCAAAGAGGTACAACGCCGGTACCAACATCTCTAAATCCAAATCAAACTTCAAACCCCACAAGAAACGGTGGTCCTTCACCACCACTTCAGAATAATCCAAGTATCGGAGTTGGTATTGGAAGTAGTATTGGAGTTGGTCTTGGGGGTATTGGAGGTATAGCAACAAGGGCGGCGTCTCCTCCTCAAATGAATTCGCCGCCGTTTGAAGACATCATATTGAAAAAACGAAGTTTGGGTCAAGATATAGTTCCGTCGTTGAATCAGCCGAAAAGAACGGAAAGTCTGCACGTGCCCGCGGGATATGGTGGCAGTGGTGGCGGCGGTATCGGGAACGTAGCCAAGGTAAGTCGGGATAGTTCATGCGCATTGAGTGCATGAAAATCCGAACGAGACGCAAATAGCAACAGCCAGTAAACGGGACGTGTGGTGCGAGATCGCATCGTATTGAGAGAGAGTGGTGTTGCTTTGGGACGATGTGGTCCCGCTACGACGACGATGAGGACGAAGCCCTCATGTTCTCGCCTGCACTGATGGCGAGGAGGGCATCCGAAAGCTGGATAGACACCCCACCACCTCCCATTGAGGTAGAAAAAAAAGAGATAGAGCAACAGATATTTGCGTGGGGGgaaaagaataagaaaatcatttttgagtCAGTTTAAGGCGGGTTTATactttacaaaatttattattttaatattaagaatttaaaaaagtaggttttaatttatgcttaTAAAATTCCTCTgctttttaatgttttgatgAATCATTTCcccgaaaaaaattatttaaaaaaaaaatttggcatTGTTCATaaagaaaatacgaaaatagttatttttaacCTGGTATGTTACCTCatactaaaataataatcgggattattttgatttaattataattttaatggtCATATGACCTTCCTCttccaaaaactaaaaaaaaagataaagataaacaattaaaaagattaaaaagaattcaaTCGTTACGCAATCGTCTTCACCTTCAACTTTTTCTGAACTTCTTCTTTTCCTACAcatcaaacaacattttttccgaaacaaaaagaattttttttttgaacctATCTTCACAGAACTTAACCCCAACATCCttatcaagaaaaaaatcgatgcCAGATTTTCAAGAATTACCCAGAAGCACAGAACCGATGGCCCGAGAAGAAGTCTCGATGTTAGGTTCGGCTCGGCGCGAAGAAGTTCGAAGACAAGCGGAAGAACGAGAACGACTTCGTGCGAATCCACTTTTATACCTCGTCAGTCCCCAAGTGAAGGtaagaacaaaattaaaacgttattttctttttgtttagaGTATGTTTTAGAAAAAGCATCGATGGCGATCGTCACGCATCGATTTTCGCGTGTAAATAACCTTCGTTTTCCGATATTATCCTCCTTAAGTTCGCTAAAAGAACTTCTTTTCgcgcatttttttaattttttcaaatattttgattcTCATTACTTTTCCAATTCTTATATattgtttttcttgttttatttcatttttaatcgatccgtatttttctttttgatctTTTACTTTCGACTGTCGCCTACTGACTAAGAACTTTCGTAATTTTTGTCTGTTCCTATTGCTACGCAAAACAGAGAAACTCTAGGTAtgttagaatttaaaaaaaaaagaaggaaTTAGAAAATTGTGTTGTGTATGTaatcattattttcatttatttaaccTTTCAATACACGCGCGCAAACTTTTTGTCTGCGCAATTTCAGTTTTTGATTTCGCACCAACGCCATCTTTTGTTGGCTAGCTGCTTCAATTgacaatatttaaatgaatacaAATATGTATTGAATTAAGgtttattgaatatttttattgcagtaaaactagaactaacactagacctagaactagaaatatacGGGTTtggctaaaccctaatgattctagttctaggtctagtaggaacagtgctagtgtaaaactagaactaacactatacctagaactagaatcattcggatttagccgcacgtctttcaagacggctaaacccgaatgtttctagttctaggtctagtgttagttctaatgctaacGCATTGCTAATTACATTGTTGTATATATATTATTCATTGAAGTAGAACTAGATCTAACACTAggcctagaactaaaaacattcgggtttagccgttttaagagacgCAAGGcatgaatgtttctagttctagatttagtaTTAGTTTAGTATTAGCCATGTTATTGCGGACTCAAATTCCATGTTACTATATAAGCGCATGTACTGGAAGGTTAATTACTGATTTATGTTGCCATTGTTAAtatataagattttttttcagttttgaaaatttaaatattttcaaagttaCAAATTGATTCactattatttttatcgtttGGCTGTGTTTGGCTCACACTTTCATTATTCACTAGGTTCTTTTTTTAGAGATGCAAAGAATCGTTTTGTACATGAGCTTTTAGAGAAAACGATGACGTCGAGAACAATTTTGGTTAGCTAAAAACactgattaaattttttgttattataatataaataattattattgatagGAAGAGGAAGgtcttaatatttaaaatttaccattTCCATGCTGCTCAACCAACAAGAAGTATAACCAACAGTGTTATTAGTTAACATTTTAGACTATAGAAAACatgttttgcaaaataacaataagtttactaaaactagaaatatatcaaaattaaaatttcctagTCAGAACAAGTTAGTTTAACTTAGCTTTTCAGTCAAAGctactaaaaattaaagtatccaatttattttataatgcCTTTTGACTTAAATTCAGTTGCAGAAACTTGTTAGCGGCTTATTGATATTGCTATTTTGGTATCTAGTTTTTTGCAAGCAGAATAAAGTCTTCTATTGGCAGCATCTAATTTTCTGTAAGTCGTCTTATGCCACCAATATCTAGTCTTATAtcaacaatatttagtctGCTGTAAGCAATACATAGCAGTATCTAGTGCTGAATGATGATAATgacttaatattattttttgataaagcttttttaataatagctaTTAAAATAGGTCCATCTTGCCAATATTCGTCCCATCTTTGTTCccatttattacatttatccCTCTTAGCTTTTactcaaacaattttcaatccTAGCATGGTTATAGGATACTAATATATACAGTGTATGCCAAAAAGTGTTGGATGTTCTTATCTTTcgttctaaaatattttcaagatggtcACCACTTCCCATCTTTAATTGTATTGGCCTATCTTGTACAGGATGATCAAAAATTGAAGTAGGTGTAATATTAATCAATTAGCCAAAAGATCAAAACTTCAAttgataaagccgaggtcttattaactttaatttctGGGCCTCGGgcacaagcgacctcggctaaatTAGCCAAAAGATTTACAACCTCATTTCATAAAGCCAAGGCGCTACAATTTGATAACCAGTTTCAGGttgattttatgttaattactACAGGGTCTACAGTATCACTTCATAAAGCCAAGGAAACTTGCGGCTGAACTTAGTCCTGGCGCACAATACACTAGATGTACGAAATTATTTGGATAATAACTGGattggaaaattatttctttgagGATACCTTAAGAATGAGGTGTAAACACAGACTATTTCAGGATATCAAGTATTTTGAGAgtattataagaaaatttgctGGAAATAAATCTCCTTCAAGCCGAAGTTGCTGGCGGCTGAGGTTCAGTAATTAATGTCAtagttatttcaatttttgaccatctCGTATAAGACACAGCTAATTACGTTCCATTTCGTGTTGCTGACTTTTTGGCGAATATTGCACAGGATTAATAAAGAGTGGAATACTCTTAAACTTGCAGTGCTTAAACTTTACAGCAATTCTTGATTGTTTTCATGACTTATGAAGCTAGTAAAGTTTCTATGAAACAATTATAGTTTTGACTAAAAAACTGagttaaaaatagttttgacCAGAAATcctaatcttaattaattttttacaaatctGTTTTAGCAAAGTTGAGAAATGATTGCGTTTCTAACCGCAGCTAAAACAAATCTATTAACACTGCACGCTTTTTAAAAAGCTTTCCGGtgtttcaaagaaaaaaaatcattttgtttacttcttttttctttgcAATATTGGCAGCATTTAGACCAGCATGAATTTTGAATAAAGCTTTTAACTTTGAAGAACTAAATTAGTATTGATCGACAATAGTAGGCGACTGATGCGTTTCCGTTCATTGTAGCAACTTTATTGTACTTCCCAGTcgtagaaataaattaagcaaagcatgttaaattaataaccTTTCCATTtcgaattaacaaaaaaataaataaaaaccaaattttttcgCGAAATCTtcgaaacaaataaaagatGGCACCTATTTGTCTGCATAATCAGCTAAAGTTATGTGTCCGTTccatgtttatttattttattttaaataattctgtGCATTTTGTATGTTGAAATCAAgcagaacatttttttttaatttaaagtatttgtattttttttgtttaattttttttcaggaTTGGTTCTCGCGCCAACAGCTGGTGATTGTTGTCTTATTTGTGAATATCTCTCTGGCGATTATATTTTACAAGATTCTGACATAGTACACGGAAGCGCGTCTGGTGAGACGCCGAAATTCCGTTTTATGAAGAAgacgattttttgagatatccaaGAAAAAGGAAAACGAAATGAGAAAAATGAACTTTGCGGACGCGAAGtcccaatttttattaaaaattaaaatttttaaaaaaatatcgcGTGATTAATGCTAAAAATGTGTTGTTGAAGAGATACGATGTGTTTTGGAGACATTTTCGTTGTtggagttttaaaaattttatagtatttatttgtaatttatcTTATTGATCTGTTGAAAACGTTCAGTGTTgattttgattcttttctagttgaaatctttttgtatttccgttttgaaataaaaaggaatcaaaattgacattgaaACGAGTATGTTATTgtgtaaaattataaaagaaaaagcgATAAAGCTTTTAatgtgaattaaaaaaaaaatacatacgtgtcaaaatttgaacgatgatttcaaaatttttctaaaacaacgATGATAATAAGtgtaaatgcaaaaaaaattgattctaaaGGAATGTTGATAACGACTAaatgagattaaaaaaaattgtgcgTGTTTTAGAAAAGTTTTGAGCGTCTTTTTACCTTACATTTATGCGtctattaaaaacttaattaaatagaggcgtttttaaaaaattcgttacTATTTTTAGGTAAAttctaattatatttaaaaaaactaaataattatataacgCAAATTCCTTTTATCGTAATATATTTGCGAGAACGTTGGTGCTGTTGCGAGAAACATGATATCgccgttttatttttttccttttttttttaaataaaacttctcTGTCCGAAACGATTGTAAACGAGAAGGAGTCGGCTACGAAGaggaacaaaaaagaaatcttcTAAACTGTGTAATTTTGTGTGCCTTGTTATAAGCGCGCCGAAAATGGCGCAACAGCGgcttatacattaaaaaaaaaccgcAGTAAATAAGGGAAACAAAACGACAAATTGAAACCGATTGTATTAATGTCCACTTTGTATAAGAATTGCAACAAAGAATAAAACTATAGAATGTTTTACGAAATTTCTaggtttatatttaattattacaaacaaaaaaatctaccaaataaaaaaaaacttattattataagtaaataaaataaacaaagataAAGAGAGTTATACTGCGACTTGTCCACTACtttatattttcgatttaataaAGAAGAAGGGCTGActgattttttatgttttaattaccCACATTCCACTTTGATCATAATACTATAATGTGACATAAACCGTCAAATTTTGacttcaaaaatcaaaatgggtTTAGATTATTACGGAATCTTACAAATACCAAGAAATAGCACagatttagatattaaaaaagcgtaaattaattaatcccAACTCACATTTTCCtacttttaagttttttagtttcagaACATTAGCATTAGAATTTAATCCCGAACGATTACACCATAGAAGTTCCCGTCAAGTATTCACGTTAATATGCGAAGCGTACGATGTCCTCTCAAATCCGTTAATAAGAGCCGTTTTCGATCAATACGGAGAGGAAGGTTTAAAAAATGGAGTTCCCGGACCACAAGATTACATAAAACCGTATCATTATCACGGGG contains the following coding sequences:
- the LOC111424777 gene encoding uncharacterized protein isoform X3, producing the protein MWSRYDDDEDEALMFSPALMARRASESWIDTPPPPIENLTPTSLSRKKSMPDFQELPRSTEPMAREEVSMLGSARREEVRRQAEERERLRANPLLYLVSPQVKDWFSRQQLVIVVLFVNISLAIIFYKILT
- the LOC111424777 gene encoding junctophilin-1 isoform X1, with product MQQPGGPENGGVATSPASTGATGTATAKSHVNGGRFDFDDGGTFCGGWEEGKAHGHGVCTGPKGQGAYSGSWHYGFEVSGVYTWPSGSTFEGQWQNGKRHGLGVETRGRWIYRGEWTQGFKGRYGVRQSNTSAAKYEGTWANGLQDGYGSETYADEGTYQGQWLRGMRHGYGVRTSAAFGRASKFRASKAIRASMTSLRSNEGGGGSVDQDKREKRVDDTRGGFVLKMDSSEPSARRRSVGSSNTKKGILGWKLKRQRSTGDIEKRGAGAGSIRSTASTASWTSMGSAQSGATNTSVPSDSNASFVVEDEKMDPSVKETYMGEWKNDKRTGFGVSERSDGLKYEGEWYNNKKYGYGVTTFSNGEKEEGKYKNNVLITNPKKKHLFLMRSAKFRERIDAAVGAAQRASKIALQKADIAISRTATARGKAEQADIAAAHAREDSEVAMGVAKKYAPDFKQPGLDRWRAKAERNKEKYADLPAYQKDFNTIMNQNPSTTIVQNANPNVNPNINPSMNPNMKSNMNHQMNNPNSMQIPTYTHTNPSPMGIQEKNFQAPSIQSTKPTNNPVMGNHISAAPPPTNNPIQNIQNNEPIETNRPRNDSMQLPGIAGRRLSRRVSADRPYLGNTQQQSSIDHFDHYKRPPSRDCSVDRYSRAAERLGGSRQPSIDRTRPPTPLENVQRGTTPVPTSLNPNQTSNPTRNGGPSPPLQNNPSIGVGIGSSIGVGLGGIGGIATRAASPPQMNSPPFEDIILKKRSLGQDIVPSLNQPKRTESLHVPAGYGGSGGGGIGNVAKNLTPTSLSRKKSMPDFQELPRSTEPMAREEVSMLGSARREEVRRQAEERERLRANPLLYLVSPQVKDWFSRQQLVIVVLFVNISLAIIFYKILT
- the LOC111424777 gene encoding junctophilin-1 isoform X2, encoding MQQPGGPENGGVATSPASTGATGTATAKSHVNGGRFDFDDGGTFCGGWEEGKAHGHGVCTGPKGQGAYSGSWHYGFEVSGVYTWPSGSTFEGQWQNGKRHGLGVETRGRWIYRGEWTQGFKGRYGVRQSNTSAAKYEGTWANGLQDGYGSETYADEGTYQGQWLRGMRHGYGVRTSAAFGRASKFRASKAIRASMTSLRSNEGGGGSVDQDKREKRVDDTRGGFVLKMDSSEPSARRRSVGSSNTKKGILGWKLKRQRSTGDIEKRGAGAGSIRSTASTASWTSMGSAQSGATNTSVPSDSNASFVVEDEKMDPSVKETYMGEWKNDKRTGFGVSERSDGLKYEGEWYNNKKYGYGVTTFSNGEKEEGKYKNNVLITNPKKKHLFLMRSAKFRERIDAAVGAAQRASKIALQKADIAISRTATARGKAEQADIAAAHAREDSEVAMGVAKKYAPDFKQPGLDRWRAKAERNKEKYADLPAYQKDFNTIMNQNPSTTIVQNANPNVNPNINPSMNPNMKSNMNHQMNNPNSMQIPTYTHTNPSPMGIQEKNFQAPSIQSTKPTNNPVMGNHISAAPPPTNNPIQNIQNNEPIETNRPRNDSMQLPGIAGRRLSRRVSADRPYLGNTQQQSSIDHFDHYKRPPSRDCSVDRYSRAAERLGGSRQPSIDRTRPPTPLENVQRGTTPVPTSLNPNQTSNPTRNGGPSPPLQNNPSIGVGIGSSIGVGLGGIGGIATRAASPPQMNSPPFEDIILKKRSLGQDIVPSLNQPKRTESLHVPAGYGGSGGGGIGNVAKDWFSRQQLVIVVLFVNISLAIIFYKILT